The proteins below are encoded in one region of Drosophila santomea strain STO CAGO 1482 chromosome 2R, Prin_Dsan_1.1, whole genome shotgun sequence:
- the LOC120445083 gene encoding sodium-dependent transporter bedraggled isoform X1 — protein sequence MSSKEQQAAGRDFKRNSNAYSSLPPSGTGAASSGAALGSGTGTGKRARGKQQPLEQEQYGLSNSLSSESIRQACAYYDDELSDEDLIEIQQTPQSFHQQTKQPLQLQPISFRLGDDLGDERSAFCGSQEMQQAPLSTPIKQAAETDEALCVLSELDAILDVHDVSHLNGTCSSGSVNSGSDDDKVEDYLMDLDNYLEEMDNALSREDSLIIIDGHTSLKREPRTRTLPLSRKKKANKKRSDDQEAAQGDFQREHQIRKTFSCSLRPTSQIASSSGSLETSTEPVMDVWRRQSMRRALQQEDTKATVEAEGEEDDIPTLLVELPPRREAEMRRCFSQGDCQASAATSGGSQMLTEAHIFDNLLQTNARASSEEPRPRQYGRRLEGPPTPVRSLILAQSRPQSAPTRVQLREPQLQDTPTHPIMSTCSELSSARSSRMPSPVSLPSDSSSSGSSSAEQDQEPDPVQTTTMCSASSTTPLEPLHQLQLLLREKCGFNSQWPHAGSRTLALIGCTLGVFNMCRFAVLTINFGGNFLLQFLLLSVIFGIPLLWLQMCLGAKIRAGPVSMWKISPICAGVGIALVMEQCFLALYSTVSLAWILVYLRDVFPTASRSGYRWQEMAFPYRYDASNATGNLTQTVAEYFNVVVLQRLHLAKHPDASGIRFHVNDRQLAFYLALIWAAVFLILCKGLKSLGKLAYIIYTLPLVALAVVTAKFVYVVDPSRIQNIFAASDFDDFLVNSNSWTAATQETFLTWGLLGASVIAITSRSHTNANKAALRRDAILLVLFTLIGLGLMALLALCCAQILWQHGYVYVPGSFENPDCYASIYSLQSNTNPYLLSYPRSLIPHYSSFIGETYRRNRTMIHVESGFQALRFISEIFPAVLSLASDSISWVWAAVAFATFAGFGLAQLCVMWKPISSALGNSTSSVLLSCVTGLLLSIPFATEMGISILYYVDFLLGGSWFIPIIWTAQIFGVFLIRGRPYNGDDLVNDLRLCGSMSAFLALSWNVLLPIGLITLSVVDYKASLSNQFYYWRGKSYFTYWSRKMGSLIQIGVLLVIPVTAIIQIYRYLAHGPPDILERIQLLYRPPEEGEEPRRPSARQTASQSRRNALGQTTDGGQHDAQNDAPPKYTPPPSYTTATGARLAKLLRQSIRRSVRRVLGDSSRTRPVLSLDAESASPAAPPDYLTILTNPAGSSFNADPSPASSSSPESIEIDQRPVGYAQRSQSLGRKLHRSGASTLERRPYTAEDVVTILRSSVRHRQSQGGGHLVTASTLPRPPTAAMSTHLEDASFRSIENLVLNAEPPDRTPGVELELELEAGQAEECARNNTSVI from the exons ATGAGCAGTAAGgagcagcaagcagcaggCCGGGACTTTAAGCGCAATTCAAATGCCTACTCCAGCCTGCCGCCTTCAGGAACGGGAGCAGCATCCTCGGGAGCAGCACTGGGatctggaactggaactggcaAAAGAGCCCGCGGCAAACAGCAACCAttggagcaggagcagtaTGGACTCTCGAACAGCCTGTCCAGCGAATCGATACGGCAGGCCTGTGCCTACTACGACGACGAGTTGAGCGATGAGGACCTCATCGAGATCCAGCAGACGCCCCAATCCTTTCACCAGCAAACAAAGCAACCTCTTCAGCTGCAACCAATCAGCTTTAGATTGGGTGATGATCTGGGGGACGAACGAAGTGCCTTCTGTGGCAGCCAGGAGATGCAACAGGCGCCATTGAGCACGCCGATCAAACAAGCTGCTGAAACGGATGAAGCCTTATGTGTGCTCAGCGAACTGGATGCCATTCTGGATGTACACGATGTGTCGCACCTGAATGGCACCTGCTCAAGCGGATCTGTAAACTCCGGCAGCGACGATGACAAGGTGGAGGATTATCTAATGGATCTGGACAACTACCTGGAAGAGATGGATAATGCCTTAAGCCGCGAAGACTCGCTCATCATCATTGACGGCCACACCAGCCTGAAAAGAGAGCCTAGAACCAGAACTCTGCCTTTAAGTAGGAAAAAGAAGGCAAATAAAAAGAGGAGCGATGATCAGGAGGCGGCCCAAGGTGATTTCCAAAGAGAACATCAAATAAGGAAGACGTTCAGCTGTTCATTAAGGCCCACCAGCCAAATAG CTTCCTCTTCCGGATCATTGGAGACTTCCACGGAACCCGTGATGGACGTTTGGAGGCGACAGTCCATGCGTCGTGCCCTGCAGCAGGAAGACACCAAAGCTACAGTTGAGGCGGAAGGAGAGGAAGACGATATACCCACCTTATTGGTGGAGTTGCCCCCGCGACGCGAAGCGGAAATGCGTCGCTGTTTTTCCCAAGGCGATTGCCAAGCTTCAGCCGCGACTTCGGGTGGCTCTCAGATGCTCACAGAGGCACACATCTTCGACAACCTCCTGCAAACCAACGCACGAGCATCGAGCGAAGAGCCGCGACCCCGCCAGTATGGTCGCCGCTTGGAAGGACCTCCGACCCCAGTTCGTTCCTTGATTCTAGCCCAGAGTCGTCCGCAAAGCGCTCCGACGAGAGTGCAGTTGAGGGAACCGCAGCTGCAGGACACGCCCACGCATCCTATTATGTCCACCTGTTCGGAACTCAGCTCGGCGCGCTCCTCTCGAATGCCCAGTCCAGTTTCCCTGCCTtcggacagcagcagcagcggaagCAGTTCTGCTGAACAGGATCAGGAGCCGGATCCGGTGCAAACCACGACCATGTGCAGTGCCAGTAGCACTACGCCCCTGGAGCCGCTGCACCAACTGCAATTGCTGCTGCGCGAGAAGTGCGGTTTCAACAGCCAGTGGCCCCACGCCGGGAGTCGTACCCTTGCTCTGATTGGATGCACTTTGGGAGTCTTTAATATGTGCCGATTTGCCGTGCTCACCATTAACTTTGGTGGCAACTTTCTGCTGCAGTTTCTTCTGCTCTCAGTAATTTTCGGCATCCCACTTCTGTGGCTGCAAATGTGCTTGGGTGCCAAAATTCGCGCTGGACCCGTTTCCATGTGGAAGATCAGTCCAATTTGCGCAGGAGTGGGCATAGCGCTGGTAATGGAGCAGTGCTTTCTGGCCTTGTATTCCACGGTATCACTGGCCTGGATTTTAGTGTACCTTAGGGATGTGTTCCCGACAGCCTCTCGCAGTGGATATCGCTGGCAGGAGATGGCATTCCCCTATCGCTATGATGCATCGAATGCTACTGGGAACCTTACGCAGACTGTGGCCGAGTACTTCAACGTGGTGGTGCTGCAGCGACTGCATCTGGCCAAGCATCCCGATGCCAGCGGAATACGATTCCACGTGAATGATCGG CAGCTGGCCTTCTATCTGGCCCTCATCTGGGCGGCCGTGTTCCTCATCCTCTGTAAGGGTCTGAAGTCCTTGGGAAAGTTGGCTTACATCATCTACACTCTGCCCTTGGTAGCTCTTGCGGTAGTGACGGCGAAGTTTGTCTATGTCGTGGATCCCAGCAGGATACAG AACATCTTTGCGGCCAGCGATTTCGATGACTTTCTGGTGAATTCAAACAGCTGGACGGCGGCCACGCAGGAAACGTTTCTTACTTGGGGCCTCCTAGGTGCATCCGTAATCGCTATTACGAGCAGAAGCCACACCAATGCCAACAAGGCCGCTTTGAGGAGGGATGCGATTCTCCTGGTATTATTTACCCTCATCGGATTGGGCTTGATGGCACTGCTAGCTCTGTGTTGTGCACAGATTCTGTGGCAGCATGGCTATGTTTATGTTCCAGGATCGTTTG AAAATCCTGATTGCTACGCGTCTATTTACTCGCTGCAATCAAACACCAATCCATATCTGCTTTCCTACCCGCGCTCGCTGATTCCTCACTACTCCTCATTCATTGGAGAGACTTACAGAAGAAACCGCACCATGATTCACGTGGAGAGCGGGTTCCAGGCCCTGCGCTTCATCTCGGAAATCTTTCCGGCCGTGCTCTCGCTGGCCAGTGATAGCATATCGTGGGTTTGGGCCGCAGTGGCCTTTGCAACCTTCGCCGGATTTGGCTTAGCGCAGTTGTGTGTGATGTGGAAACCCATCTCAAGTGCCTTAGGTAATTCCACGAGCTCGGTGTTGTTGAGCTGCGTGACTGGTCTGCTTCTAAGCATCCCATTCGCCACCGAGATGGGCATCTCGATCCTGTACTATGTAGATTTTCTACTGGGCGGCTCCTGGTTCATTCCGATCATCTGGACTGCTCAGATTTTTGGCGTCTTTCTAATACGGGGACGTCCCTACAACGGCGATGACTTGGTAAACGATCTGAGACTTTGTGGATCCATGTCAGCATTCCTGGCTTTGTCCTGGAACGTTTTGCTGCCCATTGGCCTGATCACATTGTCAGTCGTGGACTACAAGGCTTCCTTGTCGAATCAATTCTATTATTGGCGTGGAAAGTCATACTTTACTTATTGGTCTAGGAAGATGGGCAGTCTTATCCAAATTGGAGTGTTATTAGTCATTCCCGTGACTGCTATTATTCAAATCTACCGATATCTGGCCCACGGCCCTCCCGATATCTTGGAG CGCATTCAGCTGCTGTACCGTCCGCCCGAGGAGGGGGAGGAACCTCGTCGTCCATCTGCCCGACAAACGGCGTCCCAAAGTCGTCGTAATGCTTTGGGCCAGACCACGGATGGCGGCCAACACGATGCACAGAATGACGCTCCACCAAAATACACACCACCTCCGTCCTACACCACGGCCACTGGGGCCCGCCTTGCCAAGCTTCTTCGCCAGAGCATTCGTCGCAGCGTGAGGAG GGTTCTGGGAGACTCAAGTCGAACTCGACCCGTGCTCTCACTCGATGCGGAGTCCGCATCGCCAGCGGCACCGCCTGATTACCTGACCATACTGACCAATCCAGCTGGCAGTAGTTTCAACGCAGATCCTTCGCCAGCTTCCAGCAGCAGTCCCGAGTCCATAGAGATCGACCAGCGTCCCGTTGGCTACGCCCAACGCTCGCAATCACTGGGCAGGAAACTGCATCGTTCGGGGGCTTCGACACTGGAGAGGCGACCGTATACGGCGGAGGATGTGGTGACCATACTGCGCTCCTCGGTGCGACACCGCCAGTCGCAGGGAGGCGGACATTTGGTCACTGCCAGCACCCTGCCTCGTCCCCCAACCGCCGCCATGTCCACACACTTGGAGGACGCCTCATTCCGATCCATAGAGAATCTTGTGCTGAACGCCGAGCCGCCGGATAGGACGCCCGGCGTGGAGCTGGAGCTCGAACTGGAGGCTGGACAGGCGGAGGAGTGCGCGCGAAATAATACATCTGTGATTTAA
- the LOC120445083 gene encoding sodium-dependent transporter bedraggled isoform X2 has product MSSKEQQAAGRDFKRNSNAYSSLPPSGTGAASSGAALGSGTGTGKRARGKQQPLEQEQYGLSNSLSSESIRQACAYYDDELSDEDLIEIQQTPQSFHQQTKQPLQLQPISFRLGDDLGDERSAFCGSQEMQQAPLSTPIKQAAETDEALCVLSELDAILDVHDVSHLNGTCSSGSVNSGSDDDKVEDYLMDLDNYLEEMDNALSREDSLIIIDGHTSLKREPRTRTLPLSRKKKANKKRSDDQEAAQGDFQREHQIRKTFSCSLRPTSQIASSSGSLETSTEPVMDVWRRQSMRRALQQEDTKATVEAEGEEDDIPTLLVELPPRREAEMRRCFSQGDCQASAATSGGSQMLTEAHIFDNLLQTNARASSEEPRPRQYGRRLEGPPTPVRSLILAQSRPQSAPTRVQLREPQLQDTPTHPIMSTCSELSSARSSRMPSPVSLPSDSSSSGSSSAEQDQEPDPVQTTTMCSASSTTPLEPLHQLQLLLREKCGFNSQWPHAGSRTLALIGCTLGVFNMCRFAVLTINFGGNFLLQFLLLSVIFGIPLLWLQMCLGAKIRAGPVSMWKISPICAGVGIALVMEQCFLALYSTVSLAWILVYLRDVFPTASRSGYRWQEMAFPYRYDASNATGNLTQTVAEYFNVVVLQRLHLAKHPDASGIRFHVNDRLAFYLALIWAAVFLILCKGLKSLGKLAYIIYTLPLVALAVVTAKFVYVVDPSRIQNIFAASDFDDFLVNSNSWTAATQETFLTWGLLGASVIAITSRSHTNANKAALRRDAILLVLFTLIGLGLMALLALCCAQILWQHGYVYVPGSFENPDCYASIYSLQSNTNPYLLSYPRSLIPHYSSFIGETYRRNRTMIHVESGFQALRFISEIFPAVLSLASDSISWVWAAVAFATFAGFGLAQLCVMWKPISSALGNSTSSVLLSCVTGLLLSIPFATEMGISILYYVDFLLGGSWFIPIIWTAQIFGVFLIRGRPYNGDDLVNDLRLCGSMSAFLALSWNVLLPIGLITLSVVDYKASLSNQFYYWRGKSYFTYWSRKMGSLIQIGVLLVIPVTAIIQIYRYLAHGPPDILERIQLLYRPPEEGEEPRRPSARQTASQSRRNALGQTTDGGQHDAQNDAPPKYTPPPSYTTATGARLAKLLRQSIRRSVRRVLGDSSRTRPVLSLDAESASPAAPPDYLTILTNPAGSSFNADPSPASSSSPESIEIDQRPVGYAQRSQSLGRKLHRSGASTLERRPYTAEDVVTILRSSVRHRQSQGGGHLVTASTLPRPPTAAMSTHLEDASFRSIENLVLNAEPPDRTPGVELELELEAGQAEECARNNTSVI; this is encoded by the exons ATGAGCAGTAAGgagcagcaagcagcaggCCGGGACTTTAAGCGCAATTCAAATGCCTACTCCAGCCTGCCGCCTTCAGGAACGGGAGCAGCATCCTCGGGAGCAGCACTGGGatctggaactggaactggcaAAAGAGCCCGCGGCAAACAGCAACCAttggagcaggagcagtaTGGACTCTCGAACAGCCTGTCCAGCGAATCGATACGGCAGGCCTGTGCCTACTACGACGACGAGTTGAGCGATGAGGACCTCATCGAGATCCAGCAGACGCCCCAATCCTTTCACCAGCAAACAAAGCAACCTCTTCAGCTGCAACCAATCAGCTTTAGATTGGGTGATGATCTGGGGGACGAACGAAGTGCCTTCTGTGGCAGCCAGGAGATGCAACAGGCGCCATTGAGCACGCCGATCAAACAAGCTGCTGAAACGGATGAAGCCTTATGTGTGCTCAGCGAACTGGATGCCATTCTGGATGTACACGATGTGTCGCACCTGAATGGCACCTGCTCAAGCGGATCTGTAAACTCCGGCAGCGACGATGACAAGGTGGAGGATTATCTAATGGATCTGGACAACTACCTGGAAGAGATGGATAATGCCTTAAGCCGCGAAGACTCGCTCATCATCATTGACGGCCACACCAGCCTGAAAAGAGAGCCTAGAACCAGAACTCTGCCTTTAAGTAGGAAAAAGAAGGCAAATAAAAAGAGGAGCGATGATCAGGAGGCGGCCCAAGGTGATTTCCAAAGAGAACATCAAATAAGGAAGACGTTCAGCTGTTCATTAAGGCCCACCAGCCAAATAG CTTCCTCTTCCGGATCATTGGAGACTTCCACGGAACCCGTGATGGACGTTTGGAGGCGACAGTCCATGCGTCGTGCCCTGCAGCAGGAAGACACCAAAGCTACAGTTGAGGCGGAAGGAGAGGAAGACGATATACCCACCTTATTGGTGGAGTTGCCCCCGCGACGCGAAGCGGAAATGCGTCGCTGTTTTTCCCAAGGCGATTGCCAAGCTTCAGCCGCGACTTCGGGTGGCTCTCAGATGCTCACAGAGGCACACATCTTCGACAACCTCCTGCAAACCAACGCACGAGCATCGAGCGAAGAGCCGCGACCCCGCCAGTATGGTCGCCGCTTGGAAGGACCTCCGACCCCAGTTCGTTCCTTGATTCTAGCCCAGAGTCGTCCGCAAAGCGCTCCGACGAGAGTGCAGTTGAGGGAACCGCAGCTGCAGGACACGCCCACGCATCCTATTATGTCCACCTGTTCGGAACTCAGCTCGGCGCGCTCCTCTCGAATGCCCAGTCCAGTTTCCCTGCCTtcggacagcagcagcagcggaagCAGTTCTGCTGAACAGGATCAGGAGCCGGATCCGGTGCAAACCACGACCATGTGCAGTGCCAGTAGCACTACGCCCCTGGAGCCGCTGCACCAACTGCAATTGCTGCTGCGCGAGAAGTGCGGTTTCAACAGCCAGTGGCCCCACGCCGGGAGTCGTACCCTTGCTCTGATTGGATGCACTTTGGGAGTCTTTAATATGTGCCGATTTGCCGTGCTCACCATTAACTTTGGTGGCAACTTTCTGCTGCAGTTTCTTCTGCTCTCAGTAATTTTCGGCATCCCACTTCTGTGGCTGCAAATGTGCTTGGGTGCCAAAATTCGCGCTGGACCCGTTTCCATGTGGAAGATCAGTCCAATTTGCGCAGGAGTGGGCATAGCGCTGGTAATGGAGCAGTGCTTTCTGGCCTTGTATTCCACGGTATCACTGGCCTGGATTTTAGTGTACCTTAGGGATGTGTTCCCGACAGCCTCTCGCAGTGGATATCGCTGGCAGGAGATGGCATTCCCCTATCGCTATGATGCATCGAATGCTACTGGGAACCTTACGCAGACTGTGGCCGAGTACTTCAACGTGGTGGTGCTGCAGCGACTGCATCTGGCCAAGCATCCCGATGCCAGCGGAATACGATTCCACGTGAATGATCGG CTGGCCTTCTATCTGGCCCTCATCTGGGCGGCCGTGTTCCTCATCCTCTGTAAGGGTCTGAAGTCCTTGGGAAAGTTGGCTTACATCATCTACACTCTGCCCTTGGTAGCTCTTGCGGTAGTGACGGCGAAGTTTGTCTATGTCGTGGATCCCAGCAGGATACAG AACATCTTTGCGGCCAGCGATTTCGATGACTTTCTGGTGAATTCAAACAGCTGGACGGCGGCCACGCAGGAAACGTTTCTTACTTGGGGCCTCCTAGGTGCATCCGTAATCGCTATTACGAGCAGAAGCCACACCAATGCCAACAAGGCCGCTTTGAGGAGGGATGCGATTCTCCTGGTATTATTTACCCTCATCGGATTGGGCTTGATGGCACTGCTAGCTCTGTGTTGTGCACAGATTCTGTGGCAGCATGGCTATGTTTATGTTCCAGGATCGTTTG AAAATCCTGATTGCTACGCGTCTATTTACTCGCTGCAATCAAACACCAATCCATATCTGCTTTCCTACCCGCGCTCGCTGATTCCTCACTACTCCTCATTCATTGGAGAGACTTACAGAAGAAACCGCACCATGATTCACGTGGAGAGCGGGTTCCAGGCCCTGCGCTTCATCTCGGAAATCTTTCCGGCCGTGCTCTCGCTGGCCAGTGATAGCATATCGTGGGTTTGGGCCGCAGTGGCCTTTGCAACCTTCGCCGGATTTGGCTTAGCGCAGTTGTGTGTGATGTGGAAACCCATCTCAAGTGCCTTAGGTAATTCCACGAGCTCGGTGTTGTTGAGCTGCGTGACTGGTCTGCTTCTAAGCATCCCATTCGCCACCGAGATGGGCATCTCGATCCTGTACTATGTAGATTTTCTACTGGGCGGCTCCTGGTTCATTCCGATCATCTGGACTGCTCAGATTTTTGGCGTCTTTCTAATACGGGGACGTCCCTACAACGGCGATGACTTGGTAAACGATCTGAGACTTTGTGGATCCATGTCAGCATTCCTGGCTTTGTCCTGGAACGTTTTGCTGCCCATTGGCCTGATCACATTGTCAGTCGTGGACTACAAGGCTTCCTTGTCGAATCAATTCTATTATTGGCGTGGAAAGTCATACTTTACTTATTGGTCTAGGAAGATGGGCAGTCTTATCCAAATTGGAGTGTTATTAGTCATTCCCGTGACTGCTATTATTCAAATCTACCGATATCTGGCCCACGGCCCTCCCGATATCTTGGAG CGCATTCAGCTGCTGTACCGTCCGCCCGAGGAGGGGGAGGAACCTCGTCGTCCATCTGCCCGACAAACGGCGTCCCAAAGTCGTCGTAATGCTTTGGGCCAGACCACGGATGGCGGCCAACACGATGCACAGAATGACGCTCCACCAAAATACACACCACCTCCGTCCTACACCACGGCCACTGGGGCCCGCCTTGCCAAGCTTCTTCGCCAGAGCATTCGTCGCAGCGTGAGGAG GGTTCTGGGAGACTCAAGTCGAACTCGACCCGTGCTCTCACTCGATGCGGAGTCCGCATCGCCAGCGGCACCGCCTGATTACCTGACCATACTGACCAATCCAGCTGGCAGTAGTTTCAACGCAGATCCTTCGCCAGCTTCCAGCAGCAGTCCCGAGTCCATAGAGATCGACCAGCGTCCCGTTGGCTACGCCCAACGCTCGCAATCACTGGGCAGGAAACTGCATCGTTCGGGGGCTTCGACACTGGAGAGGCGACCGTATACGGCGGAGGATGTGGTGACCATACTGCGCTCCTCGGTGCGACACCGCCAGTCGCAGGGAGGCGGACATTTGGTCACTGCCAGCACCCTGCCTCGTCCCCCAACCGCCGCCATGTCCACACACTTGGAGGACGCCTCATTCCGATCCATAGAGAATCTTGTGCTGAACGCCGAGCCGCCGGATAGGACGCCCGGCGTGGAGCTGGAGCTCGAACTGGAGGCTGGACAGGCGGAGGAGTGCGCGCGAAATAATACATCTGTGATTTAA